One Mixophyes fleayi isolate aMixFle1 chromosome 12 unlocalized genomic scaffold, aMixFle1.hap1 SUPER_12_unloc_2, whole genome shotgun sequence genomic region harbors:
- the LOC142112107 gene encoding olfactory receptor 5V1-like — MEDSNQTSPDRFILLGLANVLYLQVICFLMFLLMYIITLSGNILLIIVVRTNPKLHSPMYFFLCNLSIIDIGFTSSIVPIILINTLAKDRSISLLGCAAQMFFSLALGTTECIILAVMSYDRFVAICRPLHYHNIMNKTMCFYLTVIPWSVGFINSFIHVVLTFQLPFCRSHHVNHFFCEVPPFLRMSCRDTWLNVTAMYISAAIIGVCSFSLTLISYVHIIATIMKKHYSQGRHKAFSTCASHLNVVTLYYGTIMFMYLRPHSTNSHETDKVVSIFYTTVTPMLNPFLYSMRNKNVKDTIINHISRQ, encoded by the coding sequence ATGGAAGACTCAAACCAAACTTCTCCAGACAGATTTATCCTACTTGGTTTAGCTAATGTCCTTTACCTCCAGGTTATCTGTTTCCTCATGTTCTTGTTGATGTATATAATCACGTTATCGGGAAATATTCTACTGATCATTGTGGTGAGGACCAACCCAAAATTACACAGTCCCATGTACTTTTTCCTGTGTAACCTCTCTATTATTGACATAGGCTTCACCTCTTCCATAGTTCCCATAATCCTAATAAACACCCTAGCCAAAGACAGAAGTATTTCCCTGTTAGGATGTGCAGCCCAGATGTTCTTCTCTTTAGCATTAGGGACAACAGAATGCATAATACTAGCTGTCATGTCCTATGATAGATTTGTTGCCATATGTAGACCGTTGCACTACCACAATATCATGAACAagacaatgtgtttttatttaactgTCATTCCATGGAGTGTTGGCTTCATAAACTCTTTCATACATGTGGTCCTCACATTCCAACTGCCATTCTGCAGGTCCCACCATGTCAACCACTTCTTCTGTGAGGTTCCTCCATTCCTACGAATGTCCTGCCGAGATACTTGGCTCAATGTGACAGCAATGTATATCTCAGCAGCGATTATCGGGGTGTGTTCTTTCTCCTTGACTCTAATTTCATATGTCCATATTATCGCCACCATCATGAAAAAACATTACTCCCAAGGGAGGCATAAAGCTTTCTCCACTTGTGCCTCCCACCTTAATGTTGTCACTCTCTATTATGGTACAATTATGTTCATGTATCTGCGACCCCACTCCACTAACTCTCATGAAACAGATAAGGTTGTATCTATTTTctatacaacagtgactccaatGCTGAATCCCTTCTTATACAGTATGAGGAATAAGAATGTGAAAGACACCATAATTAATCATATAAGTAGGCAATAA
- the LOC142112108 gene encoding olfactory receptor 5V1-like, which produces MLENIVENINQTLVKRFILLGLSNVLCLQIVFFLLFSLMYMLTLSGNILLILMVRLNPRLQTPMYFFLSNLSVIDICFSSTVVPKILLNTISLDKSISFLGCATQMHFHLALGGSECLLLAVMAFDRYIAICKPLQYTIIMDRKLCIGLVVGCWTVSFLNSLILTLFTFQLPYCKSNLISHFFCEMPPLLRLSCRDIWFNEVVEYITGAIIVLGSFLLILVSYLCIALTVLKIRSTKERQKVFSTCASHIAVVTLYYGTIMLMHLHPRAASSSEQDRVVTILYTVVTPMLNPIIYSVRNKDIKGAIKKQCLF; this is translated from the coding sequence ATGTTGGAGAATATTGTGGAGAACATAAACCAAACATTAGTAAAAAGATTTATACTTCTAGGACTCTCTAATGTCCTTTGTCTTCAAATTgtcttttttctgcttttttcgcTGATGTATATGTTAACATTGTCTGGGAATATTCTACTGATCCTTATGGTAAGACTTAATCCCCGACTTCAGACGCCTATGTACTTTTTCTTGAGTAACCTCTCTGTGATTGACATCTGCTTTTCTTCAACGGTAGTACCCAAAATCCTGTTAAATACCATATCACTGGACAAAAGTATTTCTTTCTTGGGATGTGCAACCCAGATGCATTTTCATTTAGCTCTGGGGGGTTCAGAGTGTTTGCTATTGGCTGTTATGGCGTTTGATAGGTATATCGCTATATGTAAACCTTTACAGTACACCATTATCATGGATAGAAAACTCTGCATAGGTCTGGTTGTTGGATGTTGGACTGTGAGCTTTCTAAACTCATTGATTCTGACATTATTCACCTTCCAACTGCCTTACTGTAAATCCAACCTCATCAGCCACTTCTTCTGTGAGATGCCTCCACTACTCCGTCTCTCCTGCAGAGATATTTGGTTCAATGAAGTAGTAGAGTACATCACAGGTGCAATAATTGTTCTTGGTTCTTTCTTGTTAATACTTGTCTCCTATCTTTGCATTGCCCTGACTGTCTTAAAGATCCGCTCCACTAAGGAGAGACAGAAGGTGTTCTCCACTTGTGCCTCCCACATAGCAGTGGTAACTCTCTACTACGGCACCATCATGCTGATGCATCTGCATCCACGAGCTGCTTCTTCTTCAGAACAGGACAGAGTTGTGACCATCCTCTATACAGTAGTGACTCCTATGCTAAATCCCATCATCTACAGTGTAAGGAATAAGGATATTAAAGGAGCCATAAAAAAACAATGCCTATTTTAG
- the LOC142112109 gene encoding olfactory receptor 5V1-like — protein MLENIVENINQTLVERFILLGLSSVLSLQIVFFLLFSLMYMLTLSGNILLILMVRLNPRLQTPMYFFLCNLSVIDIFFSSTVVPKILLNTISLDKSISFLGCATQMYFHLALGGTECLLLAVMAFDRYIAICKPLEYTIIMDRKLCIGLVVGCWTVRFLNSLILTLFTFQLPYCKSNLISHFFCEMPPLLRLSCRDIWFNEVVEYISGALIAFGSFLLILVSYLCIALTVLKIRSTKERQKVFSTCASHIAVVTLYYGTIMLMHLHPRAASSSEQDRVVTILYTVVTPMLNPIIYSVRNKDIKVAIKKTMTILEYR, from the coding sequence ATGTTGGAGAATATTGTGGAGAACATAAACCAAACATTAGTGGAAAGATTTATTCTTCTTGGACTCTCTAGCGTCCTCAGTCTTCAAATTgtcttttttctgcttttttcgcTGATGTATATGTTAACATTGTCTGGGAATATTCTACTGATCCTTATGGTGAGACTTAATCCCCGACTTCAGACGCCTATGTACTTTTTCTTGTGTAACCTCTCTGTGATtgacatcttcttttcttcaacGGTAGTGCCCAAAATTCTGTTAAATACCATATCACTGGACAAAAGCATTTCTTTCTTGGGATGTGCAACCCAGATGTATTTTCATTTAGCTCTGGGGGGTACAGAGTGTTTGCTATTGGCTGTTATGGCGTTTGATAGGTATATCGCTATATGTAAACCTTTAGAGTACACCATTATCATGGATAGAAAACTCTGCATAGGTCTGGTTGTTGGATGTTGGACTGTGCGCTTTCTAAACTCATTGATTCTGACATTATTCACCTTCCAACTGCCTTACTGTAAATCCAACCTCATCAGCCACTTCTTCTGTGAGATGCCTCCACTACTCCGTCTCTCCTGCAGAGATATTTGGTTCAATGAAGTAGTAGAGTACATCTCAGGTGCATTAATTGCTTTTGGTTCTTTCTTGTTAATACTTGTCTCCTATCTTTGCATTGCCCTGACTGTTTTAAAGATCCGCTCCACTAAGGAGAGACAGAAGGTGTTCTCCACTTGTGCCTCCCACATAGCAGTGGTAACTCTCTACTACGGCACCATCATGCTGATGCATCTGCATCCACGAGCTGCTTCTTCTTCAGAACAGGACAGAGTTGTGACCATCCTCTATACAGTAGTGACTCCTATGCTAAATCCCATCATCTACAGTGTAAGGAATAAGGATATTAAagtagccataaaaaaaacaatgactaTTTTAGAGTATCGTTAA